A section of the Neofelis nebulosa isolate mNeoNeb1 chromosome 12, mNeoNeb1.pri, whole genome shotgun sequence genome encodes:
- the TMEM215 gene encoding transmembrane protein 215 translates to MRPDDINPRTGLVVALVSVFLVFGFMFTVSGMKGETLGNIPLLAIGPAICLPGIAAIALARKTEGCTKWPENELLWARKLPCFRKPRDKEVVELLRTPSDLESGKGSSDELAKKAGLRGKPPCQGQTEVPVASSITTPTPTEEGECQSLVHSGHQEETSRYLDGYCPSGSSLAYSALDAKCSAWDRSECPEPEDSIFFVPQDSIIVCSYKQNSPYDRYCCYINQSQGRWDHETIV, encoded by the coding sequence ATGCGGCCCGATGACATTAACCCGAGGACTGGGCTAGTGGTAGCCCTGGTCAGTGTCTTTCTGGTCTTTGGCTTCATGTTCACCGTCTCTGGGATGAAAGGAGAGACTCTGGGAAACATACCCCTCCTGGCCATCGGGCCAGCCATCTGCCTGCCAGGCATTGCAGCCATTGCCCTGGCCAGGAAAACTGAGGGATGTACTAAGTGGCCGGAAAATGAGCTGCTGTGGGCCCGCAAGTTGCCCTGCTTCCGGAAACCCAGGGACAAGGAGGTGGTGGAACTGCTGAGGACCCCTTCAGACCTGGAGTCAGGCAAGGGAAGCTCAGATGAGCTGGCTAAGAAGGCGGGCCTCAGAGGAAAGCCTCCCTGCCAGGGGCAGACCGAGGTGCCTGTGGCCAGTTCCATCACCACCCCCACACCCACGGAAGAAGGAGAATGCCAGAGCCTGGTCCACAGTGGGCATCAGGAGGAGACATCCAGATACCTGGACGGCTACTGTCCCTCAGGCAGTTCCTTAGCCTACAGTGCCTTGGATGCCAAATGCTCAGCCTGGGACAGATCTGAGTGCCCTGAGCCTGAGGACAGCATCTTCTTTGTGCCCCAGGACAGTATCATCGTTTGCTCCTACAAGCAGAACAGTCCCTATGACAGATACTGTTGTTACATCAATCAGAGTCAAGGCAGGTGGGACCACGAGACAATAGTCTGA